In Streptomyces nodosus, one DNA window encodes the following:
- the pspAB gene encoding PspA-associated protein PspAB, whose protein sequence is MGFLDILFGRTKPVAPDLDQLFALPSAAITLEAAAGFTPTGTGAVCFATVEGGAFAETNREVQALLDADTDRTGPPVELQRDDYGYSWLVSRRTPEQLTALVNDLHAVNSAMEVNGFGPQLLCSTACFEDGRGRRLALVYLYKRGTFYPFAPLAEQGERRDNPLELQIKAVLADDLRIEQDLGRWFPIWGAPGL, encoded by the coding sequence ATGGGATTCCTCGACATCCTGTTCGGTCGCACCAAGCCCGTGGCGCCCGACCTCGACCAGCTCTTCGCCCTGCCCTCGGCGGCGATCACGCTGGAGGCCGCGGCCGGGTTCACCCCGACCGGGACCGGAGCGGTCTGCTTCGCCACCGTCGAGGGCGGTGCCTTCGCCGAGACCAACCGCGAGGTGCAGGCGCTCCTCGACGCGGACACCGACCGCACCGGACCGCCCGTCGAGCTGCAACGGGACGACTACGGGTACTCCTGGCTGGTGTCCCGCCGTACGCCCGAGCAGCTGACCGCGCTGGTCAACGATCTGCACGCGGTGAACAGCGCGATGGAGGTCAACGGTTTCGGACCGCAGCTGCTGTGTTCGACGGCCTGCTTCGAGGACGGGCGCGGGCGGCGGCTGGCCCTGGTGTATCTCTACAAGCGCGGCACCTTCTACCCCTTCGCGCCGCTCGCCGAGCAGGGCGAACGGCGCGACAACCCGCTGGAACTGCAGATCAAGGCGGTGCTCGCCGACGATCTGCGGATCGAGCAGGACCTCGGCCGCTGGTTCCCGATCTGGGGCGCCCCCGGCCTGTGA
- a CDS encoding alpha/beta hydrolase produces the protein MSRLSSFSYDAQELPRVSGPPAAVAPAGEQLSGVYGDGARPGAATAVVLHGAGTGSTRRLLPLLEDFVARGCHGLAFDFSGHGASTGRTAELSLQRRFEQAVGVIDARAPADGPLVLVGFSMSGQTVADLARHYGRRVVAIGLCAPAVYAAAAWTVPFGDGTGRFTRILRTPESWRSAPALEALRAYEGRAVLAVPGTDAVIPGAVTTAIAAALTARAAFTRLDLPDADHALGLWFRDHPEDRTLFVDAVLTDGVRAAGGT, from the coding sequence ATGAGCCGACTCTCCTCCTTCTCGTACGACGCACAGGAACTCCCCCGGGTCTCCGGGCCGCCCGCTGCGGTCGCTCCCGCCGGTGAGCAGCTGAGCGGTGTGTACGGCGACGGCGCCCGGCCGGGCGCGGCCACCGCGGTCGTCCTGCACGGGGCGGGCACCGGCAGCACGCGTCGGCTGCTGCCGCTCCTGGAGGACTTCGTCGCCCGCGGCTGTCACGGGCTGGCCTTCGACTTCTCCGGGCACGGCGCCAGCACGGGCCGGACGGCCGAGCTGAGCCTGCAAAGGCGCTTCGAACAGGCGGTCGGCGTGATCGACGCGCGGGCCCCGGCGGACGGCCCGCTGGTCCTGGTCGGCTTCAGCATGAGCGGGCAGACCGTCGCGGATCTCGCCCGGCACTACGGGCGGCGCGTGGTGGCCATCGGGCTGTGCGCTCCCGCGGTGTACGCGGCGGCGGCATGGACCGTCCCGTTCGGCGACGGAACCGGCCGCTTCACCCGGATCCTCCGTACCCCGGAGAGCTGGCGCTCGGCTCCCGCGCTGGAGGCGCTGCGGGCCTACGAGGGCCGCGCGGTACTGGCGGTGCCGGGGACGGACGCGGTGATCCCGGGGGCGGTGACCACGGCGATCGCGGCGGCGCTCACCGCGCGCGCCGCGTTCACCCGTCTCGACCTCCCCGACGCGGACCATGCCCTGGGCCTCTGGTTCCGCGACCACCCCGAGGACCGTACGCTCTTCGTGGACGCGGTGCTGACGGACGGGGTCCGAGCGGCCGGCGGTACGTAG